Proteins encoded within one genomic window of Camelina sativa cultivar DH55 chromosome 19, Cs, whole genome shotgun sequence:
- the LOC104764996 gene encoding protein LNK3 isoform X3 — MDCYAGRNFEELVVPSYQESSSETYPSTGMWGGWSMSSPQAAQKCFDYDGFNGEGLMYSQMGMRTSEEEEESKRSKANYGASSLHDFEGIEHMDDMFLSSILEDVPEDDGDVHRATSSNNSVGSSSMYGGREVPMFHCHDDMSFKEEAPFTISDLYEDNNMLDSNYGDELSSEELVLQDLQRASQKLTDETRKCFRDTFYRLARSSQDKSDSVSTNSEELLMQTSRYDYGDGNSYLIAG; from the exons ATGGATTGTTATGCTGGAAGGAATTTTGAAGAGCTTGTTGTGCCTAGTTATCAAGAATCATCATCAGAGACATACCCATCTACTGGTATGTGGGGTGGATGGAGCATGAGCTCTCCTCAAGCTGCTCAGAAATGTTTCGATTACGATGGTTTTAATGGAGAAGGTTTGATGTACAGTCAGATGGGTATGAGGacgagtgaagaagaagaagagtctaaGAGATCAAAGGCTAACTACGGTGCTTCTTCACTTCATGATTTCGAAGGAATCGAACACATGGATGATATGTTCTT AAGTTCAATTTTGGAGGATGTTCCagaggatgatggagatgtACATCGAGCAACCAGCAGCAATAACAGTGTCGGTTCTTCTTCTATGTATGGTGGTAGGGAAGTCCCTATGTTCCATTGTCATGATGACATGTCTTTCAAG GAGGAAGCTCCATTTACGATCTCGGATCTGTATGAAGACAACAACATGTTAGATTCAAACTATGGGGATGAACTGTCTTCTGAGGAACTCGTGTTGCAGGATCTACAAAGGGCTTCACAAAAG TTAACCGATGAGACACGCAAATGTTTCCGGGATACCTTTTACCGGCTTGCAAGGAGTTCACAAGATAAATCGGATTCAGTCAGCACTAACTCAGAAGAGCTGCTTATGCAAACGTCCAGATATGATTATGGTGATGGAAACAG TTACTTGATTGCAGGTTGA
- the LOC104764996 gene encoding protein LNK3 isoform X1, giving the protein MDCYAGRNFEELVVPSYQESSSETYPSTGMWGGWSMSSPQAAQKCFDYDGFNGEGLMYSQMGMRTSEEEEESKRSKANYGASSLHDFEGIEHMDDMFLSSILEDVPEDDGDVHRATSSNNSVGSSSMYGGREVPMFHCHDDMSFKEEAPFTISDLYEDNNMLDSNYGDELSSEELVLQDLQRASQKLTDETRKCFRDTFYRLARSSQDKSDSVSTNSEELLMQTSRYDYGDGNRLSREEEIESETNSIDRAIANLTFNKMESNISNYPLPERVQ; this is encoded by the exons ATGGATTGTTATGCTGGAAGGAATTTTGAAGAGCTTGTTGTGCCTAGTTATCAAGAATCATCATCAGAGACATACCCATCTACTGGTATGTGGGGTGGATGGAGCATGAGCTCTCCTCAAGCTGCTCAGAAATGTTTCGATTACGATGGTTTTAATGGAGAAGGTTTGATGTACAGTCAGATGGGTATGAGGacgagtgaagaagaagaagagtctaaGAGATCAAAGGCTAACTACGGTGCTTCTTCACTTCATGATTTCGAAGGAATCGAACACATGGATGATATGTTCTT AAGTTCAATTTTGGAGGATGTTCCagaggatgatggagatgtACATCGAGCAACCAGCAGCAATAACAGTGTCGGTTCTTCTTCTATGTATGGTGGTAGGGAAGTCCCTATGTTCCATTGTCATGATGACATGTCTTTCAAG GAGGAAGCTCCATTTACGATCTCGGATCTGTATGAAGACAACAACATGTTAGATTCAAACTATGGGGATGAACTGTCTTCTGAGGAACTCGTGTTGCAGGATCTACAAAGGGCTTCACAAAAG TTAACCGATGAGACACGCAAATGTTTCCGGGATACCTTTTACCGGCTTGCAAGGAGTTCACAAGATAAATCGGATTCAGTCAGCACTAACTCAGAAGAGCTGCTTATGCAAACGTCCAGATATGATTATGGTGATGGAAACAG GTTGAGTAGAGAGGAAGAGATAGAATCTGAAACGAATTCAATCGATAGAGCCATTGCAAACCTCACATTCAACAAAATGGAATCCAACATAAGCAATTATCCTCTGCCGGAAAGAGTACAGTAG
- the LOC104764995 gene encoding cilia- and flagella-associated protein 20-like, translating into MFKNTFQSGFLSILYSLGSKPLQIWDKEVVDGHVKRCHDDDIQSNVLEVVGSNIQSTYITCPADLSATLGIKLPFLVLVVKNMKKYFSFEIQILDDKNVRRRFRASNFQAVTRVKPYICTMPLKMDEGWNQIQLNFADLTRRAYGTNYAETLRVQIHANCRLRRIYFADRLYSEEELPPEFKLYLPVQKA; encoded by the exons ATGTTCAAGAACACGTTTCAGTCTGGGTTCCTCTCTATTTTGTACAGTCTAGG aaGCAAGCCTCTTCAGATATGGGATAAAGAAG TTGTGGATGGACATGTGAAGCGTTGCCATGATGATGACATTCAATCCAATGTGCTTGAAGTAGTTGGATCTAACATCCAGTCTACATACATTACATGTCCTGCTGATCTCTCCGCTACGCTTGGTATCAAACTTCCTTTTTTGGTCTTGGTAGtgaagaatatgaagaaatATTTCTCATTCGAGATTCAGATTCTGGATGACAAGAATGTGCGCCGCCGTTTCAGAGCTTCTAACTTTCAA gcTGTCACTAGAGTAAAGCCGTATATTTGCACAATGCCACTCAAGATGGACGAAGGCTGGAATCAAATCCAGCTTAACTTTGCTGATCTTACTAGGAGAGCTTATGGGACTAATTATGCTGAGACATTGCGAGTTCAGATTCATGCCAACTGCCGCCTCAGGCGCATATATTTTGCTGACCGTCTCTACTCAGAAGAGGAGCTTCCTCCGGAATTCAAGCTGTATCTCCCAGTGCAG AAAGCATGA
- the LOC104764996 gene encoding protein LNK3 isoform X2, which yields MDCYAGRNFEELVVPSYQESSSETYPSTGMWGGWSMSSPQAAQKCFDYDGFNGEGLMYSQMGMRTSEEEEESKRSKANYGASSLHDFEGIEHMDDMFFSILEDVPEDDGDVHRATSSNNSVGSSSMYGGREVPMFHCHDDMSFKEEAPFTISDLYEDNNMLDSNYGDELSSEELVLQDLQRASQKLTDETRKCFRDTFYRLARSSQDKSDSVSTNSEELLMQTSRYDYGDGNRLSREEEIESETNSIDRAIANLTFNKMESNISNYPLPERVQ from the exons ATGGATTGTTATGCTGGAAGGAATTTTGAAGAGCTTGTTGTGCCTAGTTATCAAGAATCATCATCAGAGACATACCCATCTACTGGTATGTGGGGTGGATGGAGCATGAGCTCTCCTCAAGCTGCTCAGAAATGTTTCGATTACGATGGTTTTAATGGAGAAGGTTTGATGTACAGTCAGATGGGTATGAGGacgagtgaagaagaagaagagtctaaGAGATCAAAGGCTAACTACGGTGCTTCTTCACTTCATGATTTCGAAGGAATCGAACACATGGATGATATGTTCTT TTCAATTTTGGAGGATGTTCCagaggatgatggagatgtACATCGAGCAACCAGCAGCAATAACAGTGTCGGTTCTTCTTCTATGTATGGTGGTAGGGAAGTCCCTATGTTCCATTGTCATGATGACATGTCTTTCAAG GAGGAAGCTCCATTTACGATCTCGGATCTGTATGAAGACAACAACATGTTAGATTCAAACTATGGGGATGAACTGTCTTCTGAGGAACTCGTGTTGCAGGATCTACAAAGGGCTTCACAAAAG TTAACCGATGAGACACGCAAATGTTTCCGGGATACCTTTTACCGGCTTGCAAGGAGTTCACAAGATAAATCGGATTCAGTCAGCACTAACTCAGAAGAGCTGCTTATGCAAACGTCCAGATATGATTATGGTGATGGAAACAG GTTGAGTAGAGAGGAAGAGATAGAATCTGAAACGAATTCAATCGATAGAGCCATTGCAAACCTCACATTCAACAAAATGGAATCCAACATAAGCAATTATCCTCTGCCGGAAAGAGTACAGTAG